The Haliotis asinina isolate JCU_RB_2024 chromosome 3, JCU_Hal_asi_v2, whole genome shotgun sequence genome segment TTTTCTCTAACTGTTACAAATTTTCAGGTAACTTACCTCCCTGACGAATACGGTGACCGTGGCCTCGGCAGATAGCCCAGTCGTGTCTATCAGCTTCATAGTCAGGGTGATCTGCGCCGGGCCGTTGTTGTCACGGTCCAGCTCTACAGCCTGTCCCAGGATGCACTGTGCTGTGTCAACGATGGTGAACTTGTTGGCGTCTCCCCCCTCCAGCACGAGGGTGTGAGCGTCGCCGATGTCGGGGTCGATGCCGCCACAGTTAAGAACCACCCCTGGGGAGTTTACCTGAGGGTTGGAGAGAAATTTCATATTCGTTATCATAAGCAATTGGTTGAATTTGTCCAAGATACTGTGACAGTAGCTTTGTGGGGACAGTAAGCACTAACGTTAACGGTGTAACCATGTTGGGATTTGAAACCAGACCTTAGCTTGACAAACGTGCATGCCACCATACCACTAGTATAATAttcagtctctgaatatattaaGTTTTTTaatagtaacaaactaacccatagaaattgaaaaggagctcaAGGGAGACCAGGGATTCActtgaacctgaggaaatctgtGCTTGCTCAATTTCAGGCTTTAGCATGGTAGGGACTGCTtgacagtagggaaaataatgtggttcagggactgtgagacagactaccatTTTTACTGATAGTTACATGCAACCACTTGAAAGGGCAAACGGGCCCTTCGTAAGTTAGTTTGCACAGCACATGATCGTCCAAATATATGTCTTCTAATTCCCAAATAAGctgacgtacaaaagaaagtatccACCCAAAGTTTACCATATAATGAGGCACCGTTTATGAGAAataccattctcttcccacaatGGTTACTTGTTATaccttcctacgtaacctctgatctaatacgaccctttcatggtgcaagtgttcaagactcgtgatttagatttagtagtgcaattagcgatcttgtttcaaaagtgatcgttcgcaagatctcggtaatttccgaatgcattgtgaaaactagaacctcttcccgagctcgatactcaaatgtttcttctagacagaactcagtcatgacAATTGTTTCTCcgcattgcttgcatttgtcaagttgaatctaggtcgatgtaacatgtgttctgatttgacagaaaaaaagggaaatagatctgctgccatttttgccgctagggggttttatgagaaccgcgagatatggccgtattagaacagggGTTCgaaggaagatatgacaagtatcctctgtgggaagagaaaggagaaatatttgtcaaaaacaTTGAGTCCGTGGCTAAACAGCTCGGACATCATGCCCAAATCCGGAGTTGTAAGTTACATTTAAACACATCCGAAAAACATTTCGAAAAACATTTTCCCAAAACAGCTCCTCCAAATCCAAATGTGTACTTTGTGCTTCAGTTTATCTATCAAGCTAATGTGTCAGAGTGAAGCTTGCTACTCATCAGTATTGAGTTTCAGCTATTCAGTCGTTTCTGCAATATGAAAACCCTAAGTGAAGCAAGTGTCCTTTCTGCAATGTGaaagctttataatgaagcaaGCGTCCTTTCTGCAGTGTGAAAGTCTTGCTTTCCCTCGCTTCAGTGGGGCTCCTTTAAGGTTTAATGGAATAATGTGTTACtattaaaatatgtatatattcaatGAACAAGGGTTATTCTGCTATGGTCATTAACGCCTGGTTTTCAAACACTGTTTTACCTCGTCGAAATAAGCAATGTAGTTCGGACCATTGAGGAATTCAGGCTTCTCGTTGACGTCCGTCACTTCGACAAAAAGTGGGTAAAGCTGGGAGTCGAGACATCCGTCCTTGGCCCGGAAGGAGAAAGTGTACTTGTCTATCGTCTCTCTGTCGAGCTTCTGACCAGTAGCCACCGTCAAGGTCACGACTGTATGTGGGAGAAAGGACGTTGTAAGACTTTACGATTAGGCATTATCTCACCATTAGTATGTACAAACGTATACTTTAGATCATCTGAAACACTGACGGTATCCAGGCCTCCTTCCACAAGGTACTGAGATGATCGTAAGTGGAGATGATCACACTTCATATCACCAGAGCTTAAGGTGACGGAACAAATTGTATGGATGATCAATTTCTTTCTTTTCACAATAGCGacggcgacgtttcggtatggattcttataccgttttcaagtaTATGGGATGTTACAGTTTACTGGAGTTTTACGTCGGCTTTTAACATTTTGCCAATATCGCCGACGGGGTAGGTTGGGGTAAATTTAATAATAAATACTGGTAATAAATTAAACCACCTTCCCACAAAAATGGTAGCAGCTCACCTCTAATTCCATCACCTCAACTTACTTCACCTGGGGTGATGCACTCTATGAGCAAATCCATGACCTTCCCATGGGATCCCCTCTCTCTCCTATCCTTTCTGAAATCTACATGACTTTTTTTGAACAACAAGCCCTCAGCACCTCACTAATCAAACCAGCCTGCTGGTTCAGGAAGGTCCCTCACGACAATGACCCCTCTGAACTTCTCCAACATCTTAACCAACAACACCCCCGCATCCAATTTActgttgaaactgaaaacaactcaCACCTACCCTTTCTTGACGTCCTTGTCACCCGCAATACTGACAACACTATCCAAAACCCTATCGCAAACTTACCCACACTGACCAATACCTCCACTTTGATTCTAATCACCCCCACCTCAGATCTAAAACCGGCGTTATCTCCACCCTCACCCGCCGTGCTGTCAAGTTATCCTCTCTCCCCCCTAAACCTGAACTTAATCATCTCAGGCACGTCTTTACCCAACTCAACAACTACCCTACTAAACTTGTCGACCGCATCATCAACTCCACTATCAACCCCACacctaaatccaaaactactaAGTCTGACTCAGCTCCTGTTCGCATTTCACTTCCTTACATTGGCaaaacatcacaacacattAGCCGTctactcaagcaacaagcaggcatcGACACATACTACACCACAGCCACCCCCATCAAAACCAACATCAGGGCAAATGGTAGGAAACATCCCACAACAAAACAAGAGCATAAGGGTGTGGTATACAACATCAGCTGCAACTGtggcagcaactacattggggaaacatccagaGTACTAAACAttcgcatcaaagaacacaagacatcaacaaacaaagcaGACAAAAAAATTAGCCGTTTCGGAACACATTACCAAATTTCCTGACCGCAAAATCAATTGGGACACTATCAAAACACTCTCCAGCAACAAACATGAGTACAAGCAGAGAAAATTGGCAGAAGCTATTCACATCCGCGGACACAACCCTTCTATAAACAGGGATCAGGGTATATTTCTACCTAACCTATTCGACACTTTAATCAAGAAATATTAATCTCTGGCTTCCGTCACTAACCCTCTATTTATTGGTCTCCTCAACGCTGTAATCCCCCACCTCACCCCAGGCTTCACACTAGTTACTGGTTATGTCAACAACTCAAGTTAtatcctttgatgtttttgttatctcatctcctcaattatcttgttgttattgttaatctcatcagcaatatctcatgtacctgtatataaactgttacacattgtcctcccatatgcttgaaaacggtataagaatccataccgaaacgtcgccgtagctattgtgaaaataaagaagttgatcatccataaaatttgttccgtcaccttcagctcagcaacttctaaaatgcctctaaaacagtcCACCAGAGCTTCGCTGGTCACTTAATAAACATTTAGGACAGCAGCGTCTATGCCACGGTAGATGATCCCCAACCGTCCACATACGCCGTCCACTACGTTCTCCACCACACCcactcctccccactttgtaaCACCGACGGCGAtatatttttgtacatattGCTATTCACTTCGTTCTCTCAGGTAATCGTGATGCGTACATAAGCAGATCCCCGAATCTTGCAGAGACTCACATACCTTTGTTAGCTAAGACAGCGTTGAACTTGAGGCGGTCAGCGTCAGGTACAACTTCCCAGGTAAAGCTTAATGTGGTACACTGCTGGGCATCCTCAATGGTCACTCGAGCGATAACGCCACCAGCAACCAGATCCTCAGCTACCTCCACAGCTCGAGGTAGGTCTTGAAACACAGGGGCCTGGTTCGTGTCTGAAAAGTTGAAACATATTCAGTGACTCTATTGATAAATGCATGATGTGAAATGCACGAACTGTGAAATGTAGCATAAATATATCCGTGAAAGAATGGTCAAATGTAGTACTCAGCGAGTTCAGCAGAACCATTCTGGTAAACATGGGATAAAGGTATTTCCAGGAACATACGGTAGGAGTATTCTATTACACACGGTATGGAAACAGTACGTGTAAAGTTGAtaagaaatattgttttgaacAAATGTAGAGTAAAACGATTCCACAAAAGCTGGGAAAGACATGGaaaagtaaaaacaaaacatatcaaacatttcctttaaatatttacaaacctgGACTTTGGGGTCTAAAACGGTTTACCACTGTAGTTGGAAGAAAATTATAGTTCTATTTTCAGTACGACTCACTTGTCATGGTAAAGGTGATGGTGCAGGTGACTGTGTTGAAGGGATCGGAGGCTGTGACTACACCCATGTACTGACTAACTGTCTCTCGTATCATCAACCTCTGACATTGTATAACGCCAGCTGTAATGCAGAGTCGGGATTTGAGTTTAATAGACCCATCACTTGAATCGTCGTATAGACTGCATTATTCAAGTAATACACATGTAATTGTCGATGTAATTTGCACAATGCTTTTGACAAAACCAAGACACCGCTATTGGCGTACTATAAACATCATTGTTGACGTACTATGGTCAAAACTGTTAACGCCAAATATAAACGCCACAGTTGACGTAATATGGTCATCACTGTTGACGTAACATGGTCATCACTGTTGACGAAACATAAATGCCACTGTTGAAGTAATATAGACCCTACTGTTGACGTAATATAGACCCTACTGTTGACGTAATATGGTCATCACTGTTGACGTAACATAAACGCCACTGTTGATGTAATATAGACACCACTTTTGACGTAACTTATCGAGTATATTCCACCATGAATTAGAAGATGGACATGTGTGGTGACGTACTATCGAGTATGGTGAATGTTCCAGGATTCGGTGATACAGCCATTTGCAACGTCAGGGTGTCGTCGTCGGTCGCAACCATGGTGTGGACAGTGTCGCCGACGTTAGCTACAGACGCATCAACACCAATCAAATCTGAAAAAAGATCATCAAACATTACCCTTACTTATGAACACGCAACCAAAACACAATGATAAATATTTCGACCATTTTCATACACACTGGTTAAACTATTAAAACCAAGTGATTGATTTGGGTTCCAGGccattttggaaaaaaatccACCCATTCCACAGCGTGCCGGTCTGATGGCTGAGGTGCACTTGACATCCTAAGCTCgagtctttctttctttcttatttatttatttatttatttatttatttatttatttatttatttatttatttatttatttctttctttctttctttctttctttctttctttctttatttatttatttatttatttatttatttatttatttatttatttatttatttatttatttatttatttatttatttatttatttatttatttatttatttatttatttctgtaCTGTAACCCCACCACCCACTACCACGAAACACAGCAACACTGCGTCAAGTATCCCCactatttcaagaaaatatttgacagtGAGTATGTGGAATATAACTTACTCGGGTTACAGTTAAGGTTCGGTGGGGTATTCTGTCTGATGTTCACGGTGAGTGTGCTCTTTATTGACTTGCCGTCGTGGGAGTCCGTACAAATGACATCCACAGTGAAGGACGGGATGGTGGCAAACGATAATTGTTGCAGGCCAGTGTAAAAGACGAACGAATCTGGAAATGTACTGAATACATATATGTCATTCCTATTTCATTGCTTACTCATGCCAATGTTATGAGAGTCACACCGTTCCCAAGGTGAAGTGAACCATGCTATGGTTTAAGGTTacctttagcaataatccagcagtaCCAACGGATTTATTCATTGGTATGGTCATGGCAAGCAAACACTTgtgccactaggctacccaactacTGCGTCTGAATGAAATTCAGTGAACTCTGGTTGGCAGAGGCAAGTAGACTGACAGTAAATGATAAATGGTATTTACCTTGCCCACCCGTCTTCTTTTCTACGACGAACGCAGTGTTGGTTGTGACGGGAAGGACTCTGTCGGCCTCGCAACCGTAAGTGTCGGTCTCATTCACAGCTATCTTGAAGACTTCTGTCTTCGTACTTGTGTCCTCACTCAGAAATGCGGAATTTGGCAAGTTGGTAATCACAGGGGGTACGTTCTGGAAACACGGAAAAGTAGGTTTGGGGTAGGGTTCACACAGAGCCAGGACTGTCGTGCTCTCAGACTCATTTTCAACAACCAAGGGACAGATGGAAGCGAGTATGACGCAAATCAACACTTGTGATTCGATGGTTATAATGGTTGAGTAACACAGTTGTGATTTCAACGGAAGTTTTCAAAGTGTTTCGGTGaatgttttcattcatattttgatgGCGTCTGTAATGTTTCGGTCAAAATCTTATCATCAAGACTATGTCATAATGTCCGCCAGTTTGTTGCGTGCAAGTGTTATACTCAATTGGGTATTGAGTAACAGTGCCACGGGTATAACATTATTGGGGGCGTGGCCGACTCCTTCGGCCTCTTCCATTGGCTGAAACTTGGGTGGTACggtttaaatatatatactgtattaGGAGAGTTAACTTTCACCTGCTATCCCACCACAAGTCTCACGTTCCGGTTTTCAGTCATAACTATTTCAAAGTTCCACCCAAAAAGGATCTTTAAAATCATATTAAATTCGCATCTAATTGTGGTAcaaaagaaacataaaaatatatagattttttttatattatagAGTATAATAGGGAACATAGATTGTGAGTGGCTATATCCAAGTTGAAGTAGTAAAAAACTATCGTCCAGGCGAGAGGGTATGTAAAAGTACCTCATTCAAATAACGTTTGTCCTTTCAACAGTTAAAACAGTAGTAGATTTGTAACGTTGAGCAGGAGATTTATTTCAGTACCATCGCCCACATCTGCACTGAATCAAAGGATTCGTTAATTCCCCACGATCCATACTACGGTGGTCTTTAAAACGTTCATCGTGCATTTGTACAAACCGATGTTGacactaaggtgaccgtaactcccatccAAGACTTAAAGTAGTTTAAGTACTAAGATTGTTTTGTACGGCACCCTGTTCAGTAGCACTAAATTCTTTTGTATGTTGTAAAACTACTGAGATCTGAATGAGCTGTGACGACCTAGGCGTACTGGTTTTCGAAGACATGCTTCTGCATAAACGTTCAGTCTTCACAAATTtgtgatgtgacgttaaatgttaactcacttaTATACTTACAAACTGGATGGTGACGGTAGTATTCGCGCTTCTGGGAGGCGTGCCACCATCCGTGGCTGTCACTGTGAGGGTGTAGATGTCGTTACGTTGTGCCTCAGTcacgactgtctgtaaatatactGACCCGTCAGGTTGGACAAGGAACCTTCCTCCGGAGTTGTCCGTTTGTAGGGAGTAGGACAGCGCAGCATTCACGCCAGTGTCCTTATCGGTGGCCGCTACCTGGCCAATAGTGCCCACAGGAGTCTTAGGACTGATGAAGAAGTTCGTATTGGTAACTGCGAACACGGGGGCGTTGTCGTTGAAGTCAGCAATGTTGACGTTAACGGTTGTCGTCGCTGTGTCCCCTCCCTTGTCTGTGACAATGACCGTCACAGGGACTTGCGTTAGGCCGGCGTCAAAGTCGATTTCTTTGATGTTTTGGAGTGCCCCCGTCCCAGAATCGATCGTGAAAAAGGAGTCGTATGTACCCGTGCCCATGGTGAAGGTATGGGTTTCGCCTGCGTCCTCGTCGGTCACCGTGAACGCTGGCTGGATGGCTGGCGTGACGGGGACCTGCAGTTTCAAATACAGATTCAAATGACAGTATTGCATAGGCAGAAGCAATTGGTAAATGGAACCAGTAATGGTTAAACCCTTGACACTCTGttaagatccggggtagaataggccttcagcaacccatgcttgtcgtaagaggcgaccaacgggattgggtggtcaggctcgcttacttggttgacacaagtatcggttctcagttgcgtCGATCAATGCTTTTTATACATATGGCAATGGGTTTCATGAATGAAATGTCTCTAAATACTTTTGTTTTCGTCTTCATTGTCATCAGTATCTAGACCAGCAGCTGTAAATGCACTCACGGGGCCTTCCACGATGTTCATGGTGTAGGTGGGACTTGTGAAGGCTGGTGGGTCGTTCCGGTCTGTGACGTTCAGAAGAAATGAGAATGTCGAGCTGAGTACGCCATCATTCAATACCAAGGTCATTGTCATGGAGTTGGTTCTCTCAAAGTCCAGTTTTTTCCCCGCTGCTACAGATATGATGCACGCTGAAACACGATGTGTGGCAAATTGAGTGGACATCATTGATGTGAAGTAGAGATCAACCGTTATATTAGTACACTGGAGATCAGTCGCCTGTTCAGATGCACATCGACACGGGTTACCTCTTTAGTAtcaaccaaactcactcattcactcactcagacctTCTCAAACAATACAAGTGTCTCGAAATGGCCGTTTAATTGcaattcattttccacagttgTGCCTCTACTGCAAAAGCATCGCAATGCCATGACAAAAGTAAACCACAAACTCGAAGGTCACAATTCTCCACTACAATAGGAGGCAGTAGGTCCAATTCACCATATCCACAATCCACCTACTTGCTGGGTTCAAGTCAAAAGTTGCTCTTTCAGTGATGGGATTGACATCAAGCGTTATACTGACGAGGCCGGGCTCGTCATGGGTGCATTGGTAAAGGGAAACACCGGGAACAACGTCTTCGGGAATCGTCCGTGTTGTCGGCAAGTTTGTT includes the following:
- the LOC137277507 gene encoding protocadherin Fat 4-like, with the translated sequence MGLYVTIYMCLLTGIGLGQVQIQNPTLSANLNQLQPTDLCVYPLTVTPDPHTCSQNITNVAMFAVQKRAADPDFCVYYLSANGPPTLPSYRVEFSCLDSSNNIDHSYVQIDVIPDSPPVFTEGAAISKTVDALTIKTGNTLFPSLVTDPNGDALVFSLDPTSPAFEIDPPTGNVNAKVNFDTLSTTPYNFKIKVTDGQTIVEQQVTLNLNNLNTAPTITNLPTTRTIPEDVVPGVSLYQCTHDEPGLVSITLDVNPITERATFDLNPATCIISVAAGKKLDFERTNSMTMTLVLNDGVLSSTFSFLLNVTDRNDPPAFTSPTYTMNIVEGPVPVTPAIQPAFTVTDEDAGETHTFTMGTGTYDSFFTIDSGTGALQNIKEIDFDAGLTQVPVTVIVTDKGGDTATTTVNVNIADFNDNAPVFAVTNTNFFISPKTPVGTIGQVAATDKDTGVNAALSYSLQTDNSGGRFLVQPDGSVYLQTVVTEAQRNDIYTLTVTATDGGTPPRSANTTVTIQFNVPPVITNLPNSAFLSEDTSTKTEVFKIAVNETDTYGCEADRVLPVTTNTAFVVEKKTGGQDSFVFYTGLQQLSFATIPSFTVDVICTDSHDGKSIKSTLTVNIRQNTPPNLNCNPNLIGVDASVANVGDTVHTMVATDDDTLTLQMAVSPNPGTFTILDTGVIQCQRLMIRETVSQYMGVVTASDPFNTVTCTITFTMTNTNQAPVFQDLPRAVEVAEDLVAGGVIARVTIEDAQQCTTLSFTWEVVPDADRLKFNAVLANKVVTLTVATGQKLDRETIDKYTFSFRAKDGCLDSQLYPLFVEVTDVNEKPEFLNGPNYIAYFDEVNSPGVVLNCGGIDPDIGDAHTLVLEGGDANKFTIVDTAQCILGQAVELDRDNNGPAQITLTMKLIDTTGLSAEATVTVFVREVNDNDPICTSPAYNFGNIYNGDTIGRSLGTVAATDEDQSVNGQVTFGFASGSSGSGVLGIASDGNVKLVGDPDGKLAPGALVDVTVQATDRGSPPRSTTCTVNVQYVYTTTPPPPPTMPPVTGATGGAGGTGGTGSTTTLSPVDAALQNPVILGLIAALAALLLLGLLAGVVLCCKSQACKGSRGQGSKNYDFKRDQVPSRGRGSPKSNQVSTRVTTVSEVTPAMHDGPTTFKYL